From one Haloferax marinisediminis genomic stretch:
- a CDS encoding uracil-xanthine permease family protein yields the protein MVVTDDSSPSSFVQYGIDDKPPLPTALLLGAQHYLTMVGANIAVPLILAGVLGMPGDVVPRFVGTFFVVSGIATLMQTTFGNRYPIVQGAPFSMLAPAIAVIGVVKATDPAGVAWQSALLQLQGAIIVAAGVEVLVGYFGLLGRLRKFISPVVIAPTIALIGLSLFSVPQVTSATNNWWLLGLTLALIVLFSQYLDTTHSAFKLFPVLLGVLVSYIVAAILSVTGVIAAGAPGYVNFQSVLTAPAVMPIYPFQWGFAGGAGTMEVALPVVGAVAFGIPQFTTSFIIGMLAGVAASMVESFGDYHAVARLSGVGAPSKRRINHGIGMEGLMNIFSATMGGSGSTSYSENIGAIGLTGVASRYVVQVGAALMLVMGFVGYFGQLIATIPGPIVGGLYIAMFGQIVAVGLSNLKYVDLDSSRNIFIIGVAMFAGLAIPAYMGNVGSAEAFRQGMSQVAVVGGILGTQLIADTIFVIGSTGMAVGGLFAFFFDNTIQGTRVERGLEEWEDTVEEDGEFESAFDRIRGNETSWSD from the coding sequence ATGGTCGTGACGGACGACTCATCACCCTCTTCATTCGTGCAGTACGGTATCGACGACAAACCACCCCTCCCAACCGCTCTCCTTCTCGGCGCCCAACACTATCTCACGATGGTGGGCGCAAACATCGCTGTTCCCCTCATTCTCGCTGGAGTCCTCGGAATGCCCGGCGACGTCGTCCCACGCTTCGTCGGGACGTTCTTCGTCGTCTCCGGCATCGCGACGTTGATGCAGACGACGTTCGGGAACCGCTACCCAATCGTGCAGGGGGCACCGTTCTCGATGCTCGCACCGGCAATCGCCGTCATCGGCGTCGTGAAAGCCACCGACCCAGCAGGAGTCGCGTGGCAGAGTGCGTTGCTCCAACTTCAGGGCGCCATCATCGTCGCGGCGGGCGTCGAAGTCCTCGTCGGCTACTTCGGCTTGCTCGGACGCCTCCGGAAGTTCATCTCGCCGGTCGTCATCGCGCCGACCATCGCGCTCATCGGTCTGTCGCTGTTCAGCGTCCCACAGGTCACGTCGGCCACCAACAACTGGTGGTTGCTCGGCTTGACGCTGGCACTCATCGTCCTCTTCTCGCAGTACCTCGACACCACTCACTCGGCGTTCAAACTCTTCCCCGTGCTCCTCGGTGTCCTCGTCTCCTACATCGTGGCGGCGATTCTGTCTGTCACGGGCGTCATCGCCGCGGGTGCACCGGGGTACGTCAACTTCCAGTCGGTCCTCACCGCACCGGCAGTCATGCCTATCTACCCCTTCCAGTGGGGCTTCGCAGGCGGTGCTGGAACGATGGAAGTCGCGCTCCCCGTCGTGGGTGCTGTCGCCTTCGGTATCCCGCAGTTCACCACCTCGTTCATCATCGGCATGCTCGCCGGCGTCGCCGCCTCGATGGTCGAGTCCTTCGGTGACTACCACGCCGTCGCCCGGTTGTCGGGTGTCGGTGCACCGTCGAAGCGCCGCATCAACCACGGCATCGGCATGGAAGGCCTGATGAACATCTTCTCCGCGACGATGGGCGGCAGTGGGTCGACCTCGTACTCCGAGAACATCGGTGCAATCGGTCTCACGGGCGTCGCGTCTCGCTACGTCGTGCAGGTCGGTGCTGCGCTGATGCTCGTCATGGGCTTCGTCGGCTACTTCGGGCAACTCATCGCGACGATTCCCGGCCCCATCGTCGGTGGCCTGTACATCGCCATGTTCGGCCAAATCGTCGCTGTCGGCCTCTCGAACCTGAAGTACGTCGACCTCGACTCCTCGCGCAACATCTTCATCATCGGCGTCGCCATGTTCGCTGGACTCGCAATCCCAGCGTACATGGGCAACGTCGGCAGTGCTGAAGCCTTCCGGCAGGGGATGAGTCAGGTCGCAGTCGTTGGCGGTATCCTCGGGACGCAACTCATCGCCGACACCATCTTCGTCATCGGTTCGACGGGCATGGCAGTCGGTGGCCTGTTCGCGTTCTTCTTCGACAACACCATTCAGGGAACTCGCGTCGAACGCGGCCTCGAAGAGTGGGAAGACACCGTCGAAGAAGACGGCGAGTTCGAGTCTGCGTTCGACCGCATCCGCGGCAACGAGACGTCCTGGTCCGACTAA